The Dioscorea cayenensis subsp. rotundata cultivar TDr96_F1 chromosome 19, TDr96_F1_v2_PseudoChromosome.rev07_lg8_w22 25.fasta, whole genome shotgun sequence genome includes a window with the following:
- the LOC120283645 gene encoding leucoanthocyanidin reductase-like — protein sequence MSNTLVIGAGGFIGGFVAAAHLESNIPTFLLRRSGSNSETAFQMFKEKGATIIEGSFAEKEMMEKLLREHNIEVVICATGGGNILDQIALIEAIKSVGTIKRFLPSEFGHDIDKANPVEPGLTFYEHKRLIRRAIEKTGIPYTYICCNSIASWPYYNNIHPSKVTPPLDYFQIYGDGSVGAYFVSGKDIGKITVKAANDPRTLNKAIHFRPPSNLFNINQMASLWEAKLGHKLPRLTITAHHLLSIAAEMKIPESVVAALTHDIFFNGCQTNFSLDEEHDLEACKLYPEITFQTLDHCFDEFALTLKNKIHNINNNNINNNIKHFAKPLMLINNNTVSQALDEAHAINNNGHAATFA from the exons ATGTCGAACACACTTGTGATCGGTGCCGGAGGTTTCATCGGAGGTTTTGTAGCGGCTGCTCACCTTGAGAGCAATATTCCGACATTTCTTCTCCGTCGATCTGGTTCTAACTCTGAGACTGCCTTCCAAATGTTTAAGGAAAAAGGAGCTACAATTATTGAG GGTTCTTTTGCTGAGAAAGAAATGATGGAGAAGTTGTTGAGAGAGCATAATATTGAGGTTGTGATTTGTGCCACTGGTGGTGGGAATATTCTTGACCAAATTGCCCTCATTGAAGCTATTAAATCAGTTGGCACAATTAAG AGATTTTTGCCGTCAGAATTTGGCCACGACATTGATAAGGCAAACCCAGTTGAGCCGGGTTTGACTTTTTATGAACATAAAAGACTTATTAGACGAGCCATCGAAAAAACTGGAATAccgtatacatatatatgctgCAACTCCATTGCAAGTTGGCCATATTACAATAACATACATCCGTCTAAGGTCACTCCACCGTTGGATTATTTCCAAATCTACGGAGATGGCTCCGTTGGAG CTTATTTTGTGAGTGGAAAGGACATTGGAAAAATCACAGTGAAGGCAGCAAATGATCCAAGAACACTGAACAAAGCCATTCATTTCAGACCACCTTCAAACCTGTTCAACATCAACCAAATGGCCTCTTTATGGGAAGCCAAACTTGGTCACAAACTCCCAAGACTCACTATCACTGCTCATCATCTTCTCTCCATTGCTGCAG aaaTGAAGATACCAGAGAGTGTAGTTGCAGCATTAACTCATGATATATTCTTCAATGGATGCCAAACAAACTTCTCACTTGATGAAGAACATGATTTGGAAGCTTGCAAGCTTTATCCAGAGATCACATTCCAAACACTTGATCATTGCTTTGATGAATTTGCACTCACTCTCAAGAACAAGAttcacaacatcaacaacaacaacatcaacaacaacatcaaacacTTTGCAAAGCCATTGATGCTCATCAACAACAATACTGTTTCTCAAGCTCTTGATGAAGCTCATGCTATCAACAACAATGGCCATGCTGCCACCTTTGCATGA
- the LOC120249809 gene encoding protein DENND6A, with protein MNRARDSAAAPASSTANLVALRRWLIALCTIRFDLERGQIIEDSFPSDALSADAQLHIAFSSFPDSMSQHHHPPAPRRSSIHDSIFSFRLPSSSSPSSFLYGFVFNRRRQDDRLPRGGDQRSVVIVSHSPFSSVFRPVLQILAPLYFDIGATALSLVASHVSSWPAPLLGRPMELPIGNAALKVLLPPSPDDPSPSHGLFHDSDLFASFRGLLLNLWMLWELLIIGEPILLVAPSPPQCSEAVAALVSLVSPLLYSVDFRPYFTIHDPDFARLNALPEGAEFPPMLLGVTNLFFLKALKNIPHVISVGIPSPGPAKVVPSPPRSASTGNVRSSGPGRLNLEQLNKFSPLSLLNAMKLRREGPLCLMNEHKEAVWSSYAATTKPDTAVLNRLVDAGMTPRVEESMSVVNNEILRRHFMELTSNFLAPFGPYLRPTTPSEGSSPFVNPPPLPPFDAEEFLRGLAARGPGKFLSKRMRSNWLDLYRRFLKGKNFMPWFQRRRAAAEQEQQRLWRQARMNTEIQKLISKMSELEIVDSFNAIERHLLVEIQLHQSGNGGVDSAKACQKLKGDLQAVFNVLPKDTQQLLLVNPKRASLFQSNPELRKHPGHPSESTLSILPL; from the exons ATGAACCGCGCGCGCGATTCCGCCGCCGCGCCGGCGAGTTCCACTGCCAACCTCGTCGCGCTTCGCCGTTGGCTCATCGCCCTGTGCACGATCCGCTTCGACCTTGAACGCGGGCAGATCATTGAGGACTCCTTCCCCTCCGATGCCCTCTCTGCTGATGCTCAGCTCCACATCGCCTTCTCATCCTTCCCTGATTCCATGTCTCAGCACCATCATCCCCCCGCTCCTCGCCGTTCCTCCATCCACGACTCCATCTTCTCCTTCCGGCTCCcctcctcctcttctccctCCTCCTTTTTGTATGGTTTCGTCTTCAACCGCCGGCGCCAGGACGATCGCCTTCCTCGCGGTGGTGACCAGCGCTCTGTCGTCATCGTCTCCCactcccctttctcctctgtgTTCCGTCCTGTCCTCCAGATCCTGGCTCCTCTCTATTTCGATATCGGCGCCACTGCCCTCTCCCTCGTCGCCTCCCACGTCTCTTCCTGGCCTGCGCCTCTTCTCGGTCGCCCCATGGAGCTCCCAATTGGAAACGCCGCGCTTAAGGTACTCCTCCCTCCTTCTCCTGATGACCCTTCTCCCTCTCATGGCCTTTTCCACGACTCCGACCTCTTTGCCTCTTTCCGTGGTCTCCTACTCAATCTATGGATGTTATGGGAGCTCCTCATTATTGGGGAACCCATCCTCCTCGTCGCCCCCTCCCCTCCCCAGTGCTCCGAGGCCGTGGCGGCGCTTGTCAGCCTTGTCTCCCCTTTGCTTTATAGCGTCGACTTCCGCCCTTATTTCACCATCCATGATCCTGATTTCGCCAGGCTGAATGCTCTCCCTGAAGGAGCGGAGTTCCCCCCAATGCTTCTCGGTGTCACCAATCTCTTCTTCTTGAAAGCTCTTAAGAACATTCCTCATGTCATTTCTGTGGGGATCCCCAGCCCTGGTCCGGCCAAGGTCGTCCCTTCACCTCCCCGATCCGCCTCTACTGGCAATGTGAGGAGCTCCGGGCCTGGAAGGCTGAACCTTGAGCAACTAAACAAGTTCTCTCCTTTGAGCTTGTTGAATGCTATGAAGCTGAGAAGAGAGGGGCCTCTTTGTCTCATGAATGAGCACAAAGAAGCTGTTTGGAGCTCCTATGCAGCCACCACGAAGCCTGACACTGCTGTTCTGAATAGGCTTGTTGATGCAGGGATGACTCCTAGGGTTGAGGAGTCAATGTCAGTGGTTAACAATGAGATTCTGAGACGGCATTTTATGGAGCTCACTTCGAACTTTCTCGCTCCCTTTGGTCCCTACTTGCGGCCTACCACCCCTTCGGAGGGGAGTTCGCCTTTTGTGAATCCTCCTCCATTGCCTCCATTTGATGCAGAGGAATTCCTGCGTGGCTTGGCAGCAAGGGGTCCTGGGAAGTTCTTGTCCAAAAGAATGAGGTCTAACTGGTTGGACTTGTACAG GCGctttttgaaaggaaaaaatttCATGCCTTGGTTTCAAAGAAGGCGTGCTGCGGCTGAACAAGAGCAGCAGAGACTATGGAGGCAGGCTAGGATGAACACTGAGATACAAAAGCTCATATCTAAAATGTCTGAATTGGAGATTGTCGATTCTTTCAATGCCATTGAGAGGCATTTGCTTGTAGAGATACAG TTGCATCAATCCGGAAATGGCGGAGTAGACTCCGCCAAAGCCTGCCAAAAGCTGAAAGGCGATCTTCAGGCAGTCTTCAATGTTCTCCCTAAGGACACGCAACAGCTATTGCTTGTAAACCCTAAACGAGCATCTCTTTTCCAAAGTAACCCTGAGCTAAGAAAGCATCCCGGTCATCCTTCAGAATCAACATTGTCCATTCTACCTCTGTAA